Proteins encoded within one genomic window of Pigmentiphaga sp. H8:
- a CDS encoding response regulator: protein MSSKKTLENSWLGNIPLTGKVSLLVGSLLTLFIVSSIGTSLVLEQEKQNRAAFSTTVNLLREVEQTNRVLYQRQSELRQLLLSSGDPDTKTLDTANAAIARHLDHLEQQVRHDAAQSTRLDTIRDLDASWRNNVEQQVLPELRRLARESPAEAASQRERLFPKFTNSTPVATPAIVAALDGFGTYARQQLDEREHALEQSESQREWLLWGTLLLAALCGVAALRLSATLVTQPLRLMSELMERLARHDHAVETPQLDRRDEIGTISRALTEFKQMAIDISDQNWVGHCVGTVADRLQRASSHTEFAQALLSQLSPELGAGVALFHLRGEDDTLHPVGHYGYRPDPENGLEPFRMGEGLVGQCAREARTIELDAVPGHYLRMRSGLGEAVPPRLMLIPVLSMEHVLAVIELGLMSPLDARRHRLLETLLPVVALSLENITRSVHTRELLERTQSQAAELRTSEEELRTQQEELQASNEELRQQSEILNQQKTLLEALQRETADKADALARASQYKSDFLANMSHELRTPLNSLLILSNDLAENREGNLSEDQIESARIIHEGGTNLLRLINDILDLSKIEAGKMELALEQVDLRGFASRFKRQFDHVARGKGLRFTVEIGDTLPPAVQADGGKLEQIVTNLLGNAFKFTQSGEVRLVLRRPATDLPGFPADRSVSIEVHDTGIGIPPEKFAQIFGAFEQLDAGTSRQFGGTGLGLAISRRLARLHHGDIQLRSEPGQGSVFTVVLPQLQPGAAEPPPPVEAAPTASDATTTLPDTPPGDPASPRDTTILVIEDDPAFARVLADMIRRKGCSALVAHGGEAGLQLARQHHPTGIILDLMLPDMDGWTVLERLKAEPGLRHVPVHIVSALDEPARTRDSGAAGYLTKPVSADALNGAIDRLMLPTEGQARRLLIIDDDPASRTSVRTLLSSQPVEISEAGSAEQALAMLRDETFDCVVLDLGLPGISGFDFLERLSAVEPRPPVVVYSARELSREDQLRIRLHTDSVVIKGAHSSERLLDEVSLFLHSVRLRPAAPASGSDDDLKGRKVLMVDDDMRNLFALSKALRGRGMEVLMAQDGSKALRQLEENPDIELVLMDVMMPIMDGYEATQEIRKNPRHAHLPIISLTAKAMQGDREKSLASGANDYLPKPVDIPKLLSMMRVWLHR, encoded by the coding sequence ATGTCCAGCAAGAAGACCCTCGAGAACTCATGGCTGGGGAACATCCCGCTGACCGGCAAGGTATCCCTGCTGGTGGGCTCGCTGCTGACCCTGTTCATCGTCTCCAGCATCGGCACGTCGCTGGTCCTGGAACAGGAGAAGCAGAACCGGGCCGCGTTCAGCACCACGGTCAACCTGCTGCGCGAGGTCGAGCAGACCAACCGCGTGCTGTACCAGCGGCAGTCCGAACTGCGGCAGTTGCTGCTCAGTTCGGGCGACCCCGACACCAAGACGCTGGATACCGCCAACGCCGCGATCGCCCGGCACCTGGATCACCTCGAACAGCAGGTCCGGCACGACGCCGCGCAAAGCACCCGCCTGGACACCATCCGCGACCTGGACGCCAGCTGGCGCAACAACGTCGAACAGCAGGTATTGCCCGAATTGCGGCGCCTGGCCAGGGAATCGCCGGCCGAGGCCGCCAGCCAACGCGAGCGGCTCTTCCCGAAGTTCACCAACAGCACTCCGGTCGCCACGCCCGCGATCGTCGCGGCACTCGATGGTTTCGGCACCTATGCCCGGCAGCAGCTGGACGAACGCGAACATGCCCTGGAGCAGTCCGAATCCCAGCGCGAGTGGCTGCTGTGGGGCACGCTGCTGCTGGCGGCGCTGTGCGGCGTGGCCGCCCTGCGGCTGTCGGCCACTCTCGTGACCCAGCCGCTGCGCCTGATGAGCGAACTCATGGAGCGGCTGGCCCGGCACGACCACGCCGTCGAGACGCCCCAGCTCGACCGGCGCGACGAGATCGGCACCATCTCCAGGGCCTTGACCGAGTTCAAGCAGATGGCCATCGATATTTCGGACCAGAACTGGGTGGGCCACTGCGTCGGAACGGTCGCCGACCGCCTGCAGCGCGCCTCCTCGCACACCGAGTTCGCTCAGGCACTGCTGTCGCAGCTCAGTCCCGAGCTGGGCGCGGGCGTGGCGCTGTTCCACCTGCGCGGCGAGGACGACACGCTGCATCCGGTCGGGCACTATGGATACCGGCCCGATCCCGAGAATGGACTCGAGCCGTTCAGGATGGGCGAAGGCCTGGTCGGCCAGTGCGCCCGCGAGGCCCGGACCATCGAACTCGATGCCGTGCCCGGCCATTACCTGCGCATGCGGTCCGGACTGGGCGAGGCGGTGCCTCCCCGCCTGATGCTGATCCCTGTCCTGTCGATGGAGCACGTCCTGGCCGTCATCGAACTGGGCCTGATGAGCCCCCTGGACGCCCGCCGCCATCGCCTGCTGGAAACCCTGCTGCCCGTCGTGGCCTTGTCGCTGGAGAACATCACGCGCTCCGTGCATACCCGGGAACTGCTGGAACGCACGCAAAGCCAGGCCGCCGAACTGCGTACCTCCGAGGAGGAACTGCGCACGCAGCAGGAGGAATTGCAGGCCTCGAACGAGGAATTGCGCCAGCAGTCGGAAATCCTGAACCAGCAGAAGACGCTGCTGGAGGCCCTGCAGCGGGAAACGGCCGACAAGGCGGACGCGCTGGCCCGCGCCAGCCAGTACAAGTCCGACTTCCTGGCCAACATGTCGCACGAGCTGCGCACACCGCTCAACAGCCTGCTGATCCTGTCCAACGACCTGGCCGAGAACCGCGAAGGCAACCTGAGCGAGGACCAGATCGAATCGGCCCGCATCATCCATGAAGGCGGCACCAATCTGCTGCGCCTCATCAACGACATCCTGGACCTGTCCAAGATCGAGGCCGGGAAGATGGAGTTGGCGCTCGAACAGGTCGACCTGCGCGGCTTCGCCTCCCGGTTCAAGCGCCAGTTCGACCACGTGGCGCGCGGCAAGGGCCTGCGCTTCACCGTCGAGATCGGCGATACCCTGCCGCCCGCGGTGCAGGCCGACGGCGGCAAGCTCGAGCAGATCGTGACCAACCTGCTGGGCAACGCCTTCAAGTTCACCCAGTCGGGCGAAGTCCGGCTGGTGCTGCGGCGCCCGGCCACCGACCTTCCCGGTTTTCCGGCCGACCGGTCCGTCTCGATCGAAGTGCACGACACCGGCATCGGCATCCCGCCCGAGAAATTCGCGCAGATCTTCGGCGCCTTCGAACAACTCGACGCCGGCACCAGCCGCCAGTTCGGCGGCACGGGCCTGGGCTTGGCGATCTCGCGCCGCCTGGCGCGCCTGCACCATGGCGACATCCAGCTGCGCAGCGAGCCCGGGCAAGGCAGCGTCTTCACAGTGGTGCTGCCGCAGCTCCAGCCCGGCGCGGCCGAACCTCCGCCCCCGGTCGAGGCCGCCCCCACCGCCAGCGACGCCACGACGACCTTGCCGGACACGCCGCCCGGCGACCCGGCCTCCCCCCGCGACACCACCATCCTCGTGATCGAGGACGACCCGGCCTTCGCGCGCGTCCTGGCCGACATGATCCGGCGCAAGGGCTGCTCGGCCCTGGTGGCCCACGGCGGCGAAGCCGGCCTGCAACTCGCCCGCCAGCATCATCCCACCGGCATCATCCTGGACCTGATGCTGCCCGACATGGATGGCTGGACGGTCCTGGAACGGCTCAAGGCCGAACCCGGCCTGCGCCACGTTCCCGTGCACATCGTCTCGGCACTGGACGAACCGGCACGCACCCGCGACTCCGGTGCGGCCGGCTACCTGACCAAGCCGGTGTCGGCCGACGCGCTCAACGGCGCCATCGACCGGTTGATGCTGCCAACCGAAGGACAGGCCCGGCGGCTGCTGATCATCGACGACGACCCGGCCTCCCGCACGTCGGTGCGGACCCTGCTGTCGTCCCAGCCCGTCGAGATCTCGGAAGCCGGCTCGGCCGAACAAGCGCTGGCCATGCTGCGCGACGAGACCTTCGACTGCGTCGTGCTGGACCTGGGCCTGCCCGGCATCTCCGGCTTCGACTTCCTTGAACGGCTGTCCGCCGTCGAGCCTCGCCCGCCGGTGGTGGTGTATTCCGCGCGGGAACTGTCGCGCGAAGACCAACTTCGGATACGCCTCCACACCGACAGCGTGGTGATCAAGGGCGCGCATTCGTCGGAACGGCTGCTGGACGAAGTCAGCCTCTTCCTGCACAGCGTGCGGCTGCGGCCCGCGGCGCCGGCCTCGGGCAGCGACGATGACCTGAAGGGGCGCAAGGTCCTGATGGTGGACGACGACATGCGCAACCTGTTCGCGCTGTCCAAGGCGCTGCGCGGGCGCGGCATGGAGGTCCTGATGGCGCAGGACGGCAGCAAGGCCCTGCGCCAGCTGGAAGAGAACCCCGACATCGAGCTGGTCCTGATGGACGTGATGATGCCGATCATGGATGGCTACGAGGCCACGCAGGAGATCCGCAAGAACCCGCGCCACGCCCACCTGCCCATCATCTCGCTCACCGCCAAGGCCATGCAGGGCGATCGCGAGAAAAGCCTTGCCTCGGGCGCCAACGACTACCTGCCGAAACCGGTGGACATTCCCAAGCTGCTGTCTATGATGCGAGTATGGTTGCACCGCTAG
- a CDS encoding protein-glutamate O-methyltransferase CheR, protein MEPDLDEIELDLFVEALRRRHGYDLSQYARPSLKRRVQGLVRQHGVAHIGELTSRMLRDTAFLPQVIDGLSVPVSEMFRDPFVFEALRTKVFPTLASYPSINIWQAGCAHGEEVYSLAILLEEAGLYERSQIYATDFSDAALARAREGIFPVREARAASLRYQQSGGTRTLADYYHARYDLVKLDESLCRNVVFANHNLATDGVFCEAHLILCRNVLIYFNNGLQDRTLALFADSLVRGGFLCLGTKENLALASAASSFATVDGPARIFRSVRAT, encoded by the coding sequence ATGGAACCCGACCTGGACGAAATCGAGCTGGACCTGTTCGTCGAAGCCCTGCGGCGGCGCCACGGCTATGACCTGAGCCAATACGCGCGCCCCTCGCTCAAGCGGCGCGTGCAGGGGCTGGTCCGCCAGCATGGCGTCGCGCACATCGGCGAACTCACCTCGCGCATGCTGCGCGATACCGCCTTCCTGCCGCAGGTGATCGACGGACTGTCGGTGCCGGTCTCGGAAATGTTCCGCGACCCCTTCGTGTTCGAAGCGCTGCGCACCAAGGTGTTCCCGACCCTGGCCTCGTATCCCAGCATCAACATCTGGCAGGCGGGCTGCGCCCACGGCGAGGAAGTCTATTCGCTCGCCATCCTGCTCGAGGAAGCCGGGCTGTACGAACGCAGCCAGATCTACGCCACCGATTTTTCCGACGCCGCGCTGGCGCGTGCCCGTGAAGGCATCTTCCCCGTGCGCGAGGCGCGGGCGGCCTCGCTGCGCTACCAGCAGTCGGGCGGCACCCGCACGCTGGCCGATTACTACCATGCGCGCTACGACCTGGTGAAGCTGGACGAATCGCTATGCCGCAACGTCGTGTTCGCCAACCACAACCTGGCCACGGACGGGGTGTTCTGCGAAGCTCACCTGATCCTGTGCCGCAACGTGCTGATCTACTTCAACAACGGCTTGCAGGATCGCACGCTGGCCCTGTTCGCCGACAGCCTCGTGCGCGGCGGCTTCCTGTGCCTGGGCACCAAGGAGAACCTCGCGCTGGCCTCGGCCGCTTCCAGCTTCGCCACGGTGGACGGCCCGGCGCGGATATTCCGGTCGGTGCGGGCGACCTGA
- a CDS encoding chemotaxis protein CheB encodes MELVAIGCSTGGLRALQVLLRGLAPCPRTAFVVVIHTASADSDSLCQLLARDTPMPVQEAQERAPVLPGVLYVAPPGYHLLIGRDQYFYLNVDPKVCFVRPSIDVLFESAADAYRHRMAGVILTGANDDGARGLRCVRQQAGIALVQDPEEAEASSMPEAALSLAGADHCLALVDIASELNRMCLS; translated from the coding sequence ATGGAACTGGTCGCCATCGGCTGTTCCACCGGCGGGTTGCGGGCCCTGCAAGTCCTGCTGCGCGGCCTGGCCCCCTGCCCCCGGACCGCGTTCGTCGTCGTCATCCACACGGCCTCGGCCGACAGCGACTCGCTGTGCCAGTTGCTCGCCCGCGACACCCCCATGCCCGTGCAGGAAGCGCAGGAGCGTGCGCCGGTGCTGCCGGGCGTGCTGTATGTCGCGCCGCCGGGCTATCATCTGCTGATCGGGCGCGACCAATATTTCTATTTGAATGTCGACCCCAAGGTCTGCTTCGTGCGACCCAGCATCGACGTGCTGTTCGAATCGGCCGCCGATGCTTACCGCCACCGCATGGCCGGCGTGATCCTGACCGGCGCCAACGACGACGGCGCCCGCGGACTGCGCTGCGTGCGGCAACAGGCGGGCATCGCGCTGGTGCAGGACCCGGAGGAAGCGGAAGCCTCCAGCATGCCAGAAGCGGCGCTTTCCCTGGCGGGTGCCGACCATTGCCTCGCGCTCGTCGACATCGCGAGCGAACTCAACCGGATGTGCCTATCTTGA
- a CDS encoding diguanylate cyclase, which translates to MKTNLPAPKILIVDDTPANLFAMRKLLAQIDAELVTVTSGNEALALCLDQRFALILLDVNMPEMDGYEVAALLSNEPLNRDTPVIFVTAAYADDLNQLKGYRSGAVDYIAKPVNDSILLSKVKVFLELETGRQQLAQALSTLEQRNQQLQVEIAERRRIEEQMRHQATHDQLTGLPNRALFIETLDRFLSRAQRHEELFALLYVDIDGFKQVNDSHGHQAGDMLLQAFSLRLRSALRGEDVVARLGGDEFGVLLCKAADGGAIQQKCVDLCEILRAPYRLTSNGQAFTAHVGASIGAAIAMQHGINRDSLVQAADNAMYEAKRSGKNQARLAATLL; encoded by the coding sequence TTGAAGACCAATCTGCCCGCTCCCAAGATCCTGATCGTGGACGACACGCCGGCCAACCTGTTCGCCATGCGCAAGCTGCTGGCGCAGATCGACGCCGAACTGGTCACGGTCACCTCGGGCAACGAAGCGCTGGCGCTTTGCCTGGACCAGCGCTTCGCGCTGATCCTGCTCGACGTCAACATGCCGGAGATGGACGGCTACGAGGTCGCCGCCCTGCTGTCCAACGAACCGCTCAATCGCGACACGCCCGTCATCTTCGTCACCGCCGCCTACGCCGACGACCTGAACCAGTTGAAGGGCTATCGCAGCGGCGCGGTGGACTACATCGCCAAGCCGGTCAACGACTCGATCCTGCTGTCCAAGGTCAAGGTATTCCTGGAACTGGAAACCGGCCGCCAGCAGCTGGCGCAGGCGCTGTCCACGCTGGAACAGCGCAACCAGCAGTTGCAGGTGGAGATCGCCGAACGGCGCCGCATCGAGGAGCAGATGCGCCACCAGGCCACGCACGACCAGTTGACGGGGCTGCCGAACCGAGCCTTGTTCATCGAGACCCTGGATCGCTTCCTGAGCCGCGCCCAGCGGCACGAGGAATTGTTCGCCCTGCTGTACGTGGACATCGACGGCTTCAAGCAGGTCAACGACAGCCACGGCCACCAAGCCGGCGACATGCTGTTGCAGGCCTTCTCGCTGCGCCTGCGGTCCGCTCTTCGCGGCGAGGATGTCGTGGCCCGCCTGGGTGGCGACGAATTCGGCGTCCTGCTGTGCAAGGCCGCCGATGGCGGCGCGATCCAGCAGAAATGCGTCGACCTGTGCGAGATCCTGCGCGCGCCCTACCGTCTGACCAGCAACGGCCAGGCCTTCACGGCCCACGTCGGGGCCAGCATAGGCGCCGCGATCGCCATGCAGCACGGCATCAACCGCGACAGCCTGGTGCAGGCGGCCGACAACGCGATGTACGAAGCCAAGCGCAGCGGCAAGAACCAGGCGAGGCTGGCCGCCACGCTGCTGTGA
- a CDS encoding GGDEF domain-containing phosphodiesterase, with protein sequence MSPMPRRSKPAEAVRQFANVSERAMLLRELGVLIGERRRAAVMALALPSDAAPHQRDEILSKIRRFIRADDLLCMLDDASLIVVLRDVNDKSGAIGAAQRLFQRSSLLQILGASQGSSLAAFGIVMLPSDLPQPSNVLLRAQQAARYALRTRARWVCWNDGPEDLDGVLMSREDTLVTEVIQGLDRGEFELFYQPQLEMRTGRVRGVEALVRWHRKGTLVMPNDFVPEVEAAGLSSALGMWVLRRACQQLAQWREEGVFCAQVAVNLSAAQLQGDLAESVGRILEEYGIEPGRLEIELTESAEIPDPEEAGTITRRLGEMGVGFSLDDFGSGYSNFLRLRSAQFAAVKLDRQFVAGMLDNTYDKEMLRTVIQFCRSVDIQTIAEGVETPQQLEALRHLGCDAWQGFLCSPPMGGAAVTDFLRHADARQGVAVTL encoded by the coding sequence ATGTCGCCGATGCCTAGAAGGTCCAAGCCCGCCGAGGCCGTACGACAGTTCGCCAATGTCAGCGAACGGGCCATGCTGTTGCGCGAACTGGGCGTGCTGATCGGCGAGCGCCGGCGCGCCGCCGTCATGGCGCTGGCCTTGCCCTCCGACGCCGCTCCCCATCAGCGCGACGAAATCCTCAGCAAGATCCGCCGCTTCATCCGGGCGGACGACCTGCTTTGCATGCTCGACGACGCCAGCCTGATCGTCGTGTTGCGCGACGTCAACGACAAATCGGGAGCGATAGGCGCTGCCCAGCGGTTGTTCCAGCGGTCCTCGCTGTTGCAGATACTGGGTGCCAGCCAGGGGTCCTCGCTGGCGGCCTTCGGCATCGTCATGCTGCCCAGCGACCTGCCCCAGCCTTCCAACGTGCTGCTGCGCGCCCAGCAGGCGGCCCGCTACGCGCTGCGCACCCGCGCGCGCTGGGTGTGCTGGAACGACGGTCCCGAGGACCTGGACGGCGTGCTGATGTCGCGCGAGGACACGCTGGTCACCGAGGTCATACAGGGCCTGGACCGCGGCGAGTTCGAACTGTTCTACCAGCCTCAGCTCGAGATGCGGACCGGCCGGGTGCGTGGCGTCGAAGCCCTGGTGCGCTGGCATCGCAAGGGCACCCTGGTCATGCCCAACGACTTCGTGCCCGAGGTCGAGGCGGCGGGGCTCAGCTCCGCGCTGGGCATGTGGGTGCTCAGGCGCGCGTGCCAGCAACTGGCCCAATGGCGCGAGGAAGGCGTGTTCTGTGCCCAGGTGGCCGTCAATCTCAGCGCCGCCCAATTGCAGGGGGACCTGGCCGAGAGCGTGGGCCGGATCCTCGAGGAATACGGCATCGAACCGGGCCGGCTGGAGATCGAGCTGACCGAATCGGCCGAGATCCCCGATCCGGAAGAGGCCGGCACCATCACCCGGCGGCTGGGGGAAATGGGGGTGGGCTTCAGCCTGGACGACTTTGGCAGCGGATATTCCAATTTCCTGCGGCTGCGCTCGGCGCAGTTCGCGGCGGTCAAGCTGGACCGGCAGTTCGTGGCCGGGATGCTGGACAACACCTACGACAAGGAAATGCTGCGCACCGTCATCCAGTTCTGCCGCTCGGTCGATATCCAGACCATCGCCGAAGGCGTCGAGACGCCGCAGCAGCTGGAAGCGCTCAGGCACCTGGGCTGTGATGCCTGGCAGGGTTTCCTGTGTTCGCCCCCCATGGGGGGCGCCGCCGTCACCGATTTCCTGCGCCACGCCGACGCCCGCCAGGGCGTCGCGGTCACGCTTTAG
- the bcsP gene encoding cellulose biosynthesis protein BcsP — MKKSDDIANLFRHFGGQPGQYQEISRANEARQSRERWPLLASIEADQAARLPPVEAPVLGDLPQAPQPTVLPAAARPVAAPPAAEPVPSPAGRIEPHLSASPASPPPAAPRADAGVSTTDARMAPERGPEPQLQALFTRLARPAPQTPAGKKSESLLERLNRL, encoded by the coding sequence ATGAAAAAATCCGACGACATCGCCAACCTGTTCCGGCACTTCGGCGGCCAGCCTGGCCAGTACCAGGAAATCAGTCGCGCCAACGAAGCCCGCCAGTCACGCGAGCGCTGGCCGCTGCTGGCCTCGATCGAGGCGGACCAGGCTGCACGGCTTCCCCCCGTGGAAGCGCCTGTCCTCGGAGACCTTCCGCAGGCACCGCAGCCGACCGTCCTGCCCGCGGCCGCCCGGCCGGTTGCCGCGCCGCCGGCCGCCGAACCGGTTCCGTCACCGGCTGGGCGCATCGAGCCCCACCTGTCCGCCTCGCCGGCATCGCCTCCTCCCGCCGCTCCGCGCGCCGACGCCGGCGTCTCCACGACCGACGCCCGCATGGCTCCTGAGCGGGGACCGGAACCCCAGTTGCAAGCGCTGTTCACCCGCCTGGCCCGACCTGCCCCGCAAACCCCGGCCGGCAAGAAAAGCGAATCCCTTCTCGAACGTTTGAATCGACTGTGA
- the bcsQ gene encoding cellulose biosynthesis protein BcsQ: MKIIAVVSAKGGVGKTTAAANLCAALRQGGRNVLAIDLDPQNALHLHFGDDPQRITGTSRATLAGQDWRDIRFSSSSGVVVLPYGAVNEDDRRAFERHLEVHADWLPRNLQGLGLGAQDLVVLDTPPGPSIYMRTALSAAQLSVIVTLPDAASYATLPMMEGLVQTYCVTRPDFINHVFVVNQVDNSRQLARDVLQVMRADFGKRVVGVIHQDQSVSEALAFNQSVLDYDPRCQATQDYLACAQSIEAMLSAPGSSL, from the coding sequence GTGAAGATCATTGCAGTCGTTTCCGCCAAGGGCGGCGTCGGCAAGACCACGGCCGCCGCGAACCTCTGCGCGGCCCTGCGGCAGGGCGGCCGCAACGTGCTCGCCATCGATCTCGACCCCCAGAACGCCTTGCACCTGCATTTCGGCGACGATCCCCAGCGCATCACGGGCACGTCCCGGGCGACGCTGGCCGGGCAGGACTGGCGCGACATCCGCTTCTCCAGTTCGTCCGGCGTCGTCGTCCTGCCTTACGGGGCCGTCAACGAGGACGACCGGCGGGCCTTCGAGCGCCACCTGGAAGTACACGCCGACTGGCTGCCCCGCAACCTCCAGGGCTTGGGCCTGGGCGCCCAGGACCTGGTCGTGCTGGACACGCCCCCGGGCCCCTCGATCTACATGCGCACCGCCTTGTCGGCGGCGCAGCTGAGCGTCATCGTGACGCTGCCCGACGCCGCTTCCTATGCCACGCTTCCGATGATGGAAGGCCTGGTCCAGACCTACTGCGTCACGCGGCCCGACTTCATCAACCACGTGTTCGTGGTCAACCAGGTCGACAACTCGCGGCAGCTCGCGCGCGACGTACTGCAGGTCATGCGCGCCGACTTCGGCAAGCGCGTGGTCGGCGTCATCCACCAGGACCAGTCGGTCAGCGAAGCCCTTGCCTTCAACCAGAGCGTGCTTGACTACGACCCGCGGTGCCAGGCCACGCAGGACTACCTGGCGTGCGCCCAGAGCATCGAGGCCATGCTGTCCGCCCCCGGGTCCTCGCTCTGA
- the moaA gene encoding GTP 3',8-cyclase MoaA, whose translation MTAKTILLTDYRARRPVPVAAGDLITPSGRLADTRGRMLHDLRISVTDRCNFRCVYCMPKEVFGKDYPYLPHDALLSFEEIVRLARVFAAHGVEKIRLTGGEPLLRKNIETLVARLAELRTSSGKPLDLTLTTNASLLARKARALAEAGLNRVTVSLDALDDAVFRRMNDVDFAVADVLHGIDAAAEAGLGPIKVNMVVKKGLNDDQIEPMAEHFRHSGHTLRFIEYMDVGASNGWKMDEVVPSADILRRLDARWPLETLEPHYTGEVAQRWRYRDGGGEVGVISSVTQAFCSSCTRARLSTEGQLYLCLFADQGYDLRTLLRGGASDDQLATAIARIWQARTDNYSERRSADTPRSGRIEMSYIGG comes from the coding sequence GTGACCGCAAAAACCATCCTGCTGACCGATTACCGCGCGCGCCGCCCCGTTCCCGTCGCCGCCGGCGACCTCATCACGCCCTCCGGCCGGCTGGCGGACACGCGCGGCAGGATGCTGCACGACCTGCGCATCTCCGTCACCGACCGCTGCAACTTCCGCTGCGTGTACTGCATGCCCAAGGAAGTCTTCGGCAAGGACTACCCCTACCTGCCCCACGACGCCCTGCTCAGCTTCGAGGAAATCGTGCGGCTGGCGCGGGTGTTCGCGGCCCACGGCGTCGAGAAGATCCGCCTGACCGGCGGCGAGCCGCTGCTGCGCAAGAACATCGAGACCCTGGTTGCCCGGCTGGCCGAACTGCGCACGTCATCGGGCAAGCCGCTCGACCTGACCCTGACCACCAACGCGTCGCTGCTGGCACGCAAGGCGCGCGCCCTGGCCGAGGCGGGGCTGAACCGGGTCACCGTCAGCCTGGACGCACTGGACGACGCGGTTTTTCGCCGCATGAACGACGTCGACTTCGCCGTCGCCGACGTGCTGCACGGCATCGATGCCGCGGCCGAAGCGGGCCTGGGACCCATCAAGGTCAACATGGTGGTCAAGAAGGGCCTGAACGACGACCAGATCGAACCCATGGCCGAGCACTTCCGCCACTCTGGCCATACCCTGCGCTTCATCGAGTACATGGACGTAGGCGCGTCCAACGGCTGGAAGATGGATGAAGTCGTGCCCTCGGCCGACATCCTGCGCCGCCTGGACGCCCGCTGGCCGCTCGAAACCCTGGAGCCGCACTACACCGGCGAAGTCGCCCAGCGCTGGCGCTATCGCGACGGTGGCGGCGAAGTCGGCGTCATCTCCAGCGTCACCCAGGCCTTCTGTTCATCCTGTACCCGCGCCCGCCTGTCCACCGAAGGCCAGCTCTACCTGTGCCTGTTCGCCGACCAGGGCTACGACCTGCGCACCCTGCTGCGCGGCGGCGCCAGCGACGACCAACTGGCCACCGCCATCGCCCGCATCTGGCAGGCCCGCACCGACAACTATTCCGAACGCCGCTCCGCCGATACCCCCCGCTCCGGCCGCATAGAAATGAGCTACATCGGAGGGTGA